In Denitratisoma sp. DHT3, one DNA window encodes the following:
- a CDS encoding DUF4202 domain-containing protein yields MTSIVESNSPQPGPRLARAYALIDAANAEDPNRDQGQPKELLYGRRMTEMLARYAPEAPETVRVAVRAQHVRRWEVPRAGYPMDKVGYHQWRSGLYRFHAELAGRLAREAGYDEAAVEEVMIAVGKKQLRENPASQLLEDVASLVFLEHYMAAFAADKPDYTEEKWLGIIARTWKKMSSRARAFALSGAVVLPAHLLPLIRQAVAGIP; encoded by the coding sequence ATGACCTCGATCGTCGAATCCAACAGTCCGCAACCCGGTCCGCGGCTCGCCCGCGCCTACGCCTTGATCGATGCGGCGAATGCCGAAGATCCCAATCGGGATCAGGGGCAGCCCAAGGAACTGCTCTACGGCCGGCGCATGACCGAGATGCTGGCCCGCTATGCGCCGGAGGCGCCCGAGACGGTGCGCGTCGCCGTGCGCGCCCAGCATGTGCGGCGCTGGGAGGTGCCGCGCGCCGGCTATCCGATGGACAAGGTGGGCTATCACCAGTGGCGCAGCGGCCTGTATCGTTTCCACGCCGAGCTGGCGGGGCGCCTGGCCCGCGAGGCCGGCTACGACGAGGCCGCGGTGGAGGAGGTGATGATCGCCGTGGGCAAGAAGCAGCTGCGCGAGAATCCGGCGAGCCAGTTGCTGGAGGACGTGGCCAGCCTGGTGTTCCTCGAGCATTACATGGCCGCTTTCGCCGCCGACAAGCCGGACTACACGGAAGAGAAGTGGCTCGGCATCATCGCCAGGACCTGGAAGAAAATGTCGTCCCGCGCCCGCGCGTTCGCCCTGTCCGGCGCGGTCGTGTTGCCGGCGCATCTGCTGCCGCTGATCCGGCAGGCGGTGGCCGGTATCCCGTGA
- a CDS encoding nitrate reductase, which produces MNETKSTCCYCGTGCGLIIEHDGQRIFNVRGDPDHPVNQGRLCAKGATLHLTVAPETAGLRAVAPELRTARNAPRRTVSWAAALDHAARRFADIVRTHGPDAVAFYVSGQLLTEDYHVFNKLARGLIGTNNIDSNSRLCMSSAVLGHKLTLGADSVPCAYEDIAAADCVLIAGANTAHAHPIVFRRIEDARAARPQARLIVVDPRRSETATAADLHLALRPGSDIALYQAMLHVMLAEALVDRRYIDDHTEGFAALERAAHAMSPTIAAGLCGLKAADIVTAARWFGAAGGAALSLWCQGLNQSASGSHNSAALIQLHLATGKIGRPGCGPFSLTGQPNAMGGREAGAMATLLPGHRDPTDAADRAELARLWGVAALPERPGLSAVELVDAMLAGRIKALWIAGTNPAQSLPDSRRVQQALATCEFVVAQDIYRDTETAPFADLLLPAAGWGEKDGTVTNSERRISRVRAAVPPPGEARPDWRIAADFALALGRQLEREPLARRLFSYRGAEDVFNEHRESTRGRDLDICGLSYALLEARGPQQWPFPAGAERGRTRLYADGIFPTPSGRARFIVPGAGGVAEAPDARHPFSLNTGRLRDQWHGISRTGNVPRLWDHAPEPRLDMHPADMARMGLAERDLVRVRNERGAFVARARASAAMAPGQLFMPMHWGGRAMSGPGVNGVTLPRCDPLSRQPELKHCAVAVERFPARWPLVALRRAPAGAGAAILALRQTLTPWLAGCAHATLTLAGRDEPVLVFQGWAESPWSPRQLAAFDQALGLEGGDLDYHDAQRGISKRMRLADGRLMAVRLAGETAAADWLTELMATGAPVADLRRWLLAPLSAAPAGAVDRRRVVCNCHDVSEDEIRADCAAGLDLPALQARRKCGTACGACLPEIRRLVRETDAVAPGL; this is translated from the coding sequence ATGAACGAGACGAAATCCACCTGCTGTTATTGCGGCACGGGCTGCGGCCTGATCATCGAGCACGACGGCCAGCGCATTTTCAACGTGCGCGGCGACCCGGACCATCCGGTCAACCAGGGCCGGTTGTGCGCCAAGGGCGCCACGTTGCACCTGACCGTGGCGCCGGAAACCGCCGGCCTGCGCGCCGTCGCGCCGGAACTGCGCACCGCGCGGAACGCGCCGCGGCGCACGGTTTCCTGGGCCGCGGCGCTGGACCACGCGGCCCGGCGCTTCGCCGACATCGTGCGGACGCACGGCCCGGACGCGGTGGCCTTCTATGTCTCCGGCCAGTTGCTGACCGAGGACTATCACGTCTTCAACAAGCTGGCGCGGGGCCTGATCGGCACCAACAACATCGACAGCAATTCGCGCCTCTGCATGTCCAGCGCGGTGCTCGGCCACAAGCTGACCCTCGGTGCCGACAGCGTGCCCTGCGCCTACGAGGACATCGCCGCCGCGGACTGCGTGCTGATCGCCGGCGCCAACACCGCCCACGCCCATCCCATCGTGTTCCGCCGCATCGAGGACGCCCGCGCCGCCCGCCCGCAGGCCAGGCTGATCGTCGTCGATCCGCGCCGCAGCGAAACCGCCACCGCCGCCGACCTGCACCTGGCGCTGCGCCCCGGCAGCGACATCGCCCTGTACCAGGCGATGCTGCACGTGATGCTGGCGGAGGCGCTGGTCGACCGCCGCTACATCGACGACCACACCGAAGGCTTCGCCGCCCTGGAGCGGGCCGCGCACGCGATGTCCCCCACCATCGCCGCCGGACTGTGCGGCCTCAAGGCCGCCGACATCGTCACCGCCGCGCGCTGGTTCGGCGCCGCCGGCGGCGCCGCCCTCTCACTGTGGTGCCAGGGCCTCAACCAGTCCGCCAGCGGCAGCCACAACAGCGCGGCGCTGATCCAGCTCCACCTCGCCACGGGCAAGATCGGCCGCCCCGGCTGCGGCCCCTTCTCGCTCACCGGCCAGCCCAACGCCATGGGCGGGCGTGAAGCCGGCGCGATGGCCACCCTCCTGCCGGGGCACCGCGACCCGACCGACGCGGCGGACCGCGCGGAACTGGCGCGGCTCTGGGGCGTTGCCGCCCTGCCCGAACGCCCGGGCCTCAGCGCCGTGGAACTGGTGGACGCGATGCTCGCGGGCCGCATCAAGGCGCTCTGGATCGCCGGCACCAATCCGGCCCAGTCCCTGCCCGACAGCCGCCGCGTGCAGCAGGCCCTGGCGACCTGCGAATTCGTCGTGGCGCAGGACATCTACCGCGATACGGAGACCGCCCCCTTCGCCGACCTGCTGCTGCCGGCGGCGGGCTGGGGCGAGAAGGACGGCACCGTCACCAACTCCGAGCGCCGCATCAGCCGGGTCCGCGCCGCCGTGCCGCCGCCGGGCGAGGCACGGCCCGACTGGCGCATCGCCGCCGACTTCGCCCTGGCGCTGGGCCGCCAGCTGGAGCGCGAGCCCCTGGCCCGGCGGCTGTTTTCCTACCGCGGTGCCGAGGACGTATTCAACGAGCATCGGGAAAGCACCCGCGGCCGCGACCTCGACATCTGCGGTCTGTCCTACGCGCTGCTGGAAGCCCGGGGGCCGCAGCAATGGCCCTTCCCGGCGGGTGCCGAGCGCGGCCGGACCCGGCTCTACGCCGACGGGATCTTCCCCACGCCGAGCGGCCGCGCGCGCTTCATCGTGCCCGGTGCGGGCGGCGTCGCCGAGGCGCCCGACGCCCGTCATCCCTTCAGCCTCAACACCGGCCGCCTGCGCGACCAGTGGCACGGCATAAGCCGCACCGGCAACGTGCCGCGGCTGTGGGACCATGCGCCCGAGCCCCGGCTCGACATGCATCCGGCCGACATGGCGCGCATGGGCCTCGCGGAACGCGATCTGGTGCGGGTGCGCAACGAACGCGGCGCTTTCGTCGCGCGGGCGCGCGCATCCGCCGCCATGGCGCCGGGCCAGCTCTTCATGCCGATGCACTGGGGCGGCCGCGCGATGAGCGGGCCGGGCGTGAATGGCGTCACCCTACCCCGTTGCGACCCGCTCTCGCGGCAACCGGAACTGAAGCACTGCGCCGTCGCCGTGGAACGCTTCCCGGCCCGCTGGCCCCTGGTCGCCCTGCGCCGCGCGCCGGCCGGGGCGGGTGCCGCCATCCTGGCCCTGCGCCAGACCCTGACGCCCTGGCTGGCGGGCTGCGCCCATGCCACCCTGACCCTGGCGGGACGGGACGAGCCGGTGCTGGTGTTCCAGGGCTGGGCCGAGTCACCCTGGTCGCCGCGCCAACTGGCGGCCTTCGACCAGGCGCTGGGCCTGGAGGGTGGCGACCTCGACTACCACGACGCCCAGCGTGGCATCTCCAAGCGGATGCGGCTGGCGGACGGACGGCTGATGGCGGTGCGTCTGGCGGGCGAGACCGCGGCCGCCGACTGGCTGACGGAACTGATGGCCACCGGCGCACCGGTGGCGGACCTGCGCCGCTGGCTGCTGGCGCCCCTGAGCGCGGCGCCCGCCGGGGCGGTGGACCGCCGCCGGGTGGTCTGCAACTGCCACGACGTCAGCGAGGACGAGATCCGCGCCGACTGCGCTGCGGGCCTCGACCTGCCGGCCCTCCAGGCCCGGCGCAAATGCGGCACCGCCTGCGGCGCCTGCCTGCCGGAGATCAGGCGCCTGGTGCGGGAAACCGACGCCGTCGCCCCGGGCCTGTGA
- a CDS encoding NAD(P)-dependent oxidoreductase, translated as MNLGFIGLGLMGRPMALNLARAGHALRLWARRPESLAPFAGLRSVTVHDSPAAVARASDLVITIVADAPDVRQVTLGPAGIAEGGRAGLTVVDMSTIPPGAAREIGGALAALGIDFLDAPVSGGEKGAIAATLTVMAGGTASAFARAEPVLRCLGRSVTHVGACGAGQVAKACNQIITGVTVAAVAEAFNLARASGVDPARVRQALLGGSAASSILENHGLRMLERDFQPGFKAWMHQKDLRIVMEEAHRLGLLSPTAAAAAQMFNGLVGCGEGESDSVAVLKLLERLSGHDA; from the coding sequence ATGAACCTCGGTTTTATCGGCCTCGGATTGATGGGCAGACCCATGGCGCTGAACCTGGCGCGGGCCGGGCACGCCCTGCGCTTGTGGGCGCGCCGCCCGGAATCCCTGGCGCCGTTCGCCGGCCTGCGATCGGTCACGGTCCATGATTCCCCCGCGGCCGTGGCGCGGGCGTCGGATCTGGTGATCACCATCGTGGCGGATGCCCCCGATGTCCGGCAGGTGACGCTGGGCCCGGCCGGGATCGCGGAAGGCGGCCGGGCGGGGCTGACGGTGGTGGATATGAGCACGATTCCGCCGGGGGCGGCCAGGGAAATCGGCGGCGCGCTGGCGGCGCTGGGCATCGATTTCCTCGACGCTCCGGTTTCCGGAGGCGAGAAGGGGGCGATCGCCGCCACCTTGACGGTGATGGCGGGAGGCACCGCGTCCGCCTTCGCCCGGGCCGAGCCGGTCCTGCGCTGCCTGGGGCGTTCCGTCACCCATGTCGGGGCCTGTGGCGCCGGGCAGGTGGCCAAGGCGTGCAACCAGATCATCACCGGCGTGACCGTGGCGGCCGTGGCCGAAGCCTTCAACCTGGCCCGGGCCAGCGGAGTCGATCCGGCGCGGGTGAGGCAGGCTTTGCTGGGCGGCTCCGCCGCCAGCAGCATTCTGGAGAACCACGGCCTGCGGATGCTGGAGCGCGACTTCCAGCCGGGGTTCAAGGCCTGGATGCACCAGAAGGATCTGCGCATCGTCATGGAGGAGGCGCATCGCCTGGGCCTGCTCTCCCCCACCGCCGCCGCGGCCGCACAGATGTTCAATGGGCTGGTGGGGTGCGGGGAAGGCGAATCGGATTCCGTGGCCGTGCTGAAACTGCTCGAAAGGCTCTCCGGCCATGACGCATGA
- a CDS encoding PQQ-binding-like beta-propeller repeat protein, with amino-acid sequence MSSGFQLCACAIVAAVLSVVDLPVAWGASVYAPSGWASLHQSEANRRSQPVDLPTQYRSWTALQGAATLTVPTVGPDGHLYATTGQGRGHSNLHAFTLDGALLWQAKPMENMNDLDGCAILSSPIVDREGDVYISDCNQLWSFKPDGKVKWVVDLPAAPAGAHFQRPDFPINAFTTAVFTKDGDVLGVTNFGQVVVVDRATGKPRADVVRLPGLIPPKSTKYPLRDAILGFGLMDPGLRDWAWQLIFGGEMNSANTPAVDMRTGRIFVAVSSVAPGRGVLMGFDLKPRSDGKLTVEIAFSSDMGPGSGSSPTLSPDGRFAYVSDDDGMFYAFDTANGKRAWTVQTKAAAGAAAVGEDGTIVALQEVDAFAIAIDPNGHRLWESDIGNLVKAALPSRWYLGGPVARSTGNPVIVKGMVLEPVVYCYTLGWGKWRIPIPIRSAIVAIDMKTGKGIKEIVGLSDDSSGITAVLPDGTIINSLGSVLTSAVEPLAWLMNRLLPGPLKQLEARGGIQVSRPVRASKDAM; translated from the coding sequence ATGTCCAGCGGATTCCAGCTTTGCGCTTGCGCGATCGTGGCGGCCGTGTTGTCCGTCGTCGATCTTCCAGTGGCCTGGGGAGCGTCGGTCTATGCGCCAAGCGGATGGGCCTCGCTGCATCAAAGCGAGGCCAACCGCAGATCGCAGCCCGTCGACTTGCCGACGCAGTACCGGAGCTGGACGGCCCTCCAGGGCGCTGCCACGCTCACGGTTCCGACGGTGGGGCCCGACGGCCATCTGTACGCGACCACCGGCCAGGGGCGGGGGCATTCCAATCTGCACGCCTTCACGCTGGATGGCGCCTTGCTGTGGCAGGCCAAGCCCATGGAGAACATGAACGATCTCGACGGCTGTGCGATCCTGTCCAGTCCGATCGTCGATCGCGAGGGCGATGTCTATATTTCCGACTGCAATCAACTCTGGTCGTTCAAGCCCGACGGCAAGGTGAAGTGGGTCGTCGATCTGCCGGCCGCTCCTGCGGGAGCGCATTTCCAACGTCCCGACTTCCCGATCAACGCCTTTACGACGGCCGTGTTCACCAAGGACGGGGATGTGTTGGGCGTCACGAATTTCGGTCAGGTGGTGGTCGTGGATCGCGCCACCGGGAAGCCGAGGGCCGATGTGGTCCGGCTGCCGGGATTGATTCCGCCCAAAAGCACGAAGTATCCCCTGCGCGACGCTATCCTCGGCTTCGGCCTGATGGACCCCGGCCTCCGGGATTGGGCGTGGCAGTTGATCTTTGGCGGAGAAATGAATTCCGCCAATACGCCGGCCGTGGACATGCGTACCGGGCGCATTTTCGTTGCGGTCAGTTCGGTCGCACCGGGGCGCGGCGTTTTGATGGGGTTTGATTTGAAGCCCCGATCCGACGGGAAACTGACAGTCGAGATCGCCTTCAGCAGCGATATGGGGCCGGGCAGCGGTTCCAGCCCGACGCTGTCCCCCGATGGCCGCTTCGCCTATGTCAGCGACGACGATGGAATGTTCTACGCCTTCGATACGGCGAACGGAAAGCGGGCATGGACGGTCCAGACCAAGGCCGCCGCCGGCGCGGCCGCGGTCGGGGAGGACGGAACCATCGTGGCGCTTCAGGAGGTCGATGCCTTCGCCATCGCCATCGATCCCAACGGGCATCGGCTCTGGGAAAGCGACATCGGCAACCTGGTCAAGGCCGCCTTGCCTTCGCGCTGGTATCTGGGCGGGCCGGTTGCGAGGAGCACCGGCAATCCGGTCATCGTGAAGGGCATGGTGCTGGAGCCCGTGGTGTACTGCTACACGCTGGGCTGGGGGAAATGGCGGATTCCCATTCCCATCCGTTCCGCCATCGTCGCCATCGATATGAAGACCGGCAAGGGGATCAAGGAGATCGTCGGCCTGTCCGACGATTCCTCCGGCATCACGGCGGTTTTGCCCGACGGAACGATCATCAACAGCCTCGGAAGCGTTCTGACGTCCGCGGTGGAGCCGCTTGCATGGCTCATGAACCGGCTGCTTCCCGGCCCGTTGAAACAACTGGAAGCCAGGGGCGGCATCCAGGTCTCGCGCCCGGTTCGCGCATCGAAAGACGCGATGTAG
- the nirD gene encoding nitrite reductase small subunit NirD: protein MDAVANSNESLDVTPVWKRLCAMEEIPRLGSRVVKSAAGDLAVFRTAEDEVFALHDKCPHKGGPLSQGIVHGRSVTCPLHSWKIDLASGQAQAPDVGCSKPFRVKVEDGMVWLALG, encoded by the coding sequence ATGGATGCCGTCGCCAACTCAAACGAATCATTGGACGTGACCCCGGTGTGGAAACGGCTGTGCGCGATGGAGGAGATTCCCCGCCTGGGCAGCCGGGTGGTGAAGTCGGCCGCCGGCGATCTGGCGGTGTTCCGCACCGCCGAGGACGAGGTGTTCGCGCTCCACGACAAGTGCCCGCACAAGGGCGGTCCGTTGTCCCAGGGCATCGTCCACGGCCGCAGCGTCACCTGTCCGCTGCATTCCTGGAAGATCGATCTCGCCAGCGGTCAGGCCCAGGCGCCTGACGTCGGCTGCAGCAAGCCGTTTCGCGTCAAGGTGGAGGACGGCATGGTCTGGCTGGCGCTGGGCTAG
- the nirB gene encoding nitrite reductase large subunit NirB, translating to MKKSKLVLVGNGMAGVRTLEELLKLAPDLYDITVFGAEPHPNYNRILLSPVLAGEMTLQDIVLNDWDWYRDHGITLHAGRKVARIDRTGRKVIAADGSETHYDRLLLATGSTPFILPVPGHDLPGVIAYRDIADTEAMIDAAAYHAHAVVIGGGLLGLEAANGLALRGMKVTVVHLSPWIMERQLDKAAADMLMASLAQKGLCFKLGRQTESLIQGESGRVCGVRFKDGESIPADLVVMAAGIRPNAELAAQAGIHCDRGIVVNDTLQTYDPRIYAVGECANHRGTAYGLVAPLFEQAKVCANHLALYGIGRYQGSVTSTKLKVTGIDVFSAGDFKGGEGVDEIVLQDPAGGIYKKLCVKDEVLVGAVMYGDTADGAWYFQLLRERKNIAAIREQLMFGQSHIGDAGHAGQNKAAALPDEAEVCGCNGVCKGTIVKAIKEQGLFTLEDVRKHTKASSSCGSCTGLVEQLLASTVGGAYQPARGQDKPLCACTDHSHGEVRRAIREHKLYTIPQTMHFLEWKTPDGCAACRPALNYYLISTWPHEARDDPQSRFINERAHANIQKDGGYSVVPRMWGGLTTPDELRAIAAVAEKYAIPTIKVTGGQRIDLLGAKKEDLPGIWADLGAAGMVSGHAYGKSLRTVKTCVGSEHCRFGTQRSMDMGVKLERELFGMWSPHKVKLAISGCPRNCAEAGIKDVGVIGVDSGYEIHVGGNGGIKTEVAQFLCKVKSDAEVMETTGAFLQLYREEGHYLERTCHYLERVGIDHVRKIVVDDAARRRALYARLLDALRDYRDPWAEAVAKAAVRREYELLEI from the coding sequence ATGAAAAAGTCGAAACTGGTTCTGGTGGGCAACGGCATGGCCGGCGTGCGCACCCTCGAGGAACTGCTCAAGCTGGCGCCGGATCTCTACGACATCACGGTGTTCGGCGCCGAGCCCCATCCCAACTACAACCGCATCCTGCTCTCGCCGGTGCTGGCCGGCGAGATGACCTTGCAGGACATCGTGCTCAACGACTGGGACTGGTACCGCGACCACGGCATCACGCTGCACGCCGGGCGGAAGGTGGCGCGGATCGACCGCACCGGCCGCAAGGTGATCGCCGCCGACGGCAGCGAGACGCACTACGACCGCCTGCTGCTGGCCACCGGCTCGACGCCCTTCATCCTGCCGGTGCCGGGCCACGACCTGCCGGGAGTGATCGCCTACCGCGACATCGCCGACACCGAGGCGATGATCGACGCGGCCGCCTACCACGCGCACGCGGTGGTGATCGGCGGCGGCCTCTTGGGCCTGGAGGCCGCCAACGGCCTGGCCCTGCGCGGCATGAAGGTGACCGTGGTGCATCTGTCGCCGTGGATCATGGAGCGCCAGCTGGACAAGGCGGCCGCCGACATGCTGATGGCCTCGCTGGCGCAAAAGGGCCTGTGCTTCAAGCTCGGGCGCCAGACCGAGTCCCTGATCCAGGGCGAGAGCGGCCGGGTCTGCGGCGTGCGCTTCAAGGACGGCGAGAGCATTCCCGCCGACCTGGTGGTGATGGCGGCGGGCATCCGCCCCAATGCGGAGCTGGCGGCGCAGGCCGGCATCCACTGCGACCGCGGCATCGTGGTCAACGACACGCTGCAGACCTACGACCCCCGCATCTATGCCGTGGGCGAGTGCGCCAACCATCGCGGCACGGCCTACGGCCTGGTGGCGCCGCTGTTCGAGCAGGCCAAGGTGTGCGCCAACCATCTGGCGCTGTACGGCATCGGCCGCTACCAGGGCTCGGTCACGTCCACCAAGCTCAAGGTGACGGGCATCGACGTCTTTTCCGCCGGCGACTTCAAGGGTGGCGAGGGCGTCGACGAGATCGTCCTGCAGGACCCCGCCGGCGGCATCTACAAGAAACTCTGCGTCAAGGACGAGGTGCTGGTGGGCGCCGTGATGTACGGCGACACCGCCGACGGCGCCTGGTATTTCCAGTTGCTGCGGGAGCGCAAGAACATCGCCGCGATCCGCGAGCAACTGATGTTCGGCCAGAGCCATATCGGCGACGCCGGCCACGCCGGCCAGAACAAGGCCGCCGCGTTGCCCGACGAGGCCGAGGTTTGCGGCTGCAACGGTGTGTGCAAGGGCACCATCGTCAAGGCGATCAAGGAGCAAGGGCTGTTCACCCTGGAGGACGTGCGCAAGCACACCAAGGCGTCCTCCTCCTGCGGCTCCTGCACCGGCCTGGTGGAACAGCTCCTGGCCTCCACCGTCGGCGGCGCCTATCAGCCGGCGCGCGGCCAGGACAAGCCGCTCTGCGCCTGTACCGACCATTCCCACGGCGAGGTGCGCCGCGCGATCCGCGAGCACAAGCTCTACACCATTCCCCAGACCATGCATTTCCTGGAGTGGAAGACGCCCGACGGCTGCGCCGCCTGCCGCCCGGCGCTCAACTACTACCTGATTTCCACCTGGCCCCACGAGGCCCGCGACGACCCGCAGTCGCGCTTCATCAACGAGCGGGCCCACGCCAACATCCAGAAGGACGGCGGCTATTCGGTGGTGCCGCGGATGTGGGGCGGCCTCACCACGCCGGACGAGCTGCGGGCGATCGCCGCCGTGGCGGAAAAGTATGCGATCCCCACCATCAAGGTCACCGGCGGCCAGCGCATCGACCTGCTCGGCGCGAAGAAGGAGGACCTGCCCGGCATCTGGGCCGACCTCGGCGCGGCGGGCATGGTTTCCGGCCACGCCTACGGCAAGAGCCTGCGCACGGTGAAGACCTGCGTCGGTTCCGAGCACTGCCGCTTCGGCACCCAGCGCTCGATGGACATGGGCGTGAAGCTGGAGAGGGAGCTGTTCGGCATGTGGTCGCCGCACAAGGTGAAGCTGGCGATCTCGGGCTGCCCGCGCAACTGCGCCGAGGCCGGGATCAAGGACGTCGGCGTGATCGGCGTCGATTCCGGCTACGAGATCCACGTCGGCGGCAACGGCGGGATCAAGACCGAGGTGGCCCAGTTCCTCTGCAAGGTGAAGAGCGATGCGGAAGTGATGGAGACCACCGGCGCCTTCCTCCAGCTCTATCGGGAGGAGGGCCACTACCTGGAGCGAACCTGCCATTACCTGGAGCGGGTGGGCATCGACCACGTGCGGAAGATCGTGGTCGACGACGCGGCCCGGCGCCGCGCGCTCTATGCGCGGCTGCTGGATGCGCTGCGGGACTATCGGGACCCCTGGGCCGAGGCCGTCGCCAAGGCGGCGGTGCGGCGCGAATACGAACTTCTGGAGATCTGA